In a single window of the Mesorhizobium shangrilense genome:
- the truB gene encoding tRNA pseudouridine(55) synthase TruB, which translates to MSRPRKKKGRPVSGWVVLDKPVGMGSTEAVSKIKWLFNADKAGHAGTLDPLASGMLPIALGEATKTVPYVQDGAKVYRFSVAWGEERSTDDLEGPVTKTSEKRPTEDEIRALLPKYTGVIMQIPPQFSAIKIAGERAYDLAREGGTVDIPPREVEIARLELLETKPEGHSVFEIECGKGTYVRSLARDMGRDLGCFGHIASLRRTEVDPFAEEDFVTIAELEAARPAEAAAPEEGQPKPAYRDFSALDSLLLDTVEALDCLPQVALTDEAAQKIRLGNSVIVRGRDAPLEAEEACATVRGKLVAIGAIEAGMFKPKRVFTV; encoded by the coding sequence ATGTCCCGTCCCCGCAAGAAGAAGGGCCGGCCGGTTTCCGGCTGGGTCGTGTTGGACAAGCCGGTCGGCATGGGTTCGACCGAAGCCGTCTCGAAGATCAAGTGGCTGTTCAATGCCGATAAGGCGGGCCACGCCGGCACGCTCGATCCACTGGCGTCGGGAATGCTGCCGATCGCGCTGGGCGAGGCGACGAAGACCGTCCCCTATGTCCAAGACGGCGCCAAGGTCTACCGATTCAGCGTCGCCTGGGGCGAGGAGCGTTCTACCGACGACCTCGAAGGCCCGGTGACGAAGACATCGGAAAAGCGGCCGACGGAGGATGAGATCCGCGCGCTGCTGCCGAAGTACACCGGCGTTATCATGCAGATCCCGCCGCAGTTTTCCGCCATCAAGATCGCCGGCGAGCGGGCCTACGATCTGGCGCGCGAGGGCGGGACGGTGGACATTCCGCCGCGCGAAGTGGAGATCGCCCGCCTCGAACTCCTGGAGACGAAGCCCGAGGGACATTCGGTGTTCGAAATAGAGTGCGGCAAGGGCACCTATGTGCGCTCGCTGGCCCGCGACATGGGGCGCGACCTGGGCTGTTTTGGCCATATCGCCAGCCTGCGCCGGACCGAAGTCGATCCGTTCGCGGAGGAGGATTTCGTCACCATCGCGGAACTGGAGGCGGCGCGGCCGGCCGAGGCGGCCGCACCGGAAGAGGGTCAGCCCAAGCCGGCCTACCGCGACTTCTCCGCCCTCGACAGCCTGCTGCTCGACACCGTCGAGGCCCTCGACTGCCTGCCCCAGGTAGCACTCACCGACGAGGCTGCCCAGAAGATCAGGCTCGGTAATTCGGTGATCGTGCGCGGCCGCGACGCCCCCCTCGAAGCCGAGGAAGCCTGTGCCACGGTGCGCGGAAAACTGGTTGCCATCGGGGCCATAGAAGCCGGTATGTTCAAGCCGAAACGAGTGTTCACCGTGTAA
- the rbfA gene encoding 30S ribosome-binding factor RbfA translates to MSKSTSSGPSQRQLRVGEQVRHALADLLQRGEVRDDLIETTVISVSEVRMSPDLKIATAFVAPLGAREDARVIEALNRNARFIRGRMSPALRQMKYMPEVRFRLDTSYDNMAKIDDLLRSPEVARDLDSDKEDKE, encoded by the coding sequence ATGTCGAAATCCACAAGTTCCGGCCCCTCCCAGCGCCAGCTCCGCGTCGGCGAGCAGGTGCGCCACGCACTCGCCGATCTCCTTCAGCGCGGAGAGGTTCGCGACGATCTCATCGAGACGACCGTGATCTCAGTCTCGGAGGTGCGCATGTCGCCCGACCTGAAGATCGCCACGGCTTTCGTTGCGCCGCTCGGCGCGCGTGAGGATGCGAGGGTCATCGAGGCGCTGAACCGCAACGCGCGCTTCATCCGCGGCCGCATGTCGCCCGCGCTTCGACAGATGAAGTACATGCCGGAGGTCCGTTTCCGCCTGGACACCAGCTACGACAACATGGCGAAGATCGACGATCTGCTACGCTCGCCCGAAGTGGCGCGCGATCTGGACAGCGATAAAGAAGACAAGGAATAG
- the infB gene encoding translation initiation factor IF-2, whose product MSDTKSGDDKTLSVNKKTTLTLKRPEQGTIRQNFSHGRTNSVVVETKKRKFEVPGTVKREPVQVVTAFKPKTPQPQPQVQPRETPRPQPDRSGMVLNELSTEEMDARRRALEGSKAREMEERTRAAEDAKRRAAEDELRQREREDSARRQAEEEARIQAEAESRRRAEEEARRRAPQLDTRPAPEADEAEEKRPAPRGVSAPAPIKRLVKPELARPTRAKGEADRRQGKLTLSSATSSEDDARGRSLSAMRRRQEKFKRAMYQEQREKIVREVTIPETITIQDLANRMSERAVDIVKFFMKQGQILKPGDVIDADTAELVASDFGHTVKRVAESDIEEGLFNIPDRPEDLESRPPVVTIMGHVDHGKTSLLDAIRNANVQSGEAGGITQHIGAYQVEKNGQKITFIDTPGHAAFTAMRARGAQATDIAVLVVAADDSVMPQTIESISHAKAAGVPIIVAINKVDKHEADPQKVRTQLLQHEVFVESMGGEVLDVEVSAKTGAGIDKLLEAILLQAELLDLKANPERTSEGVVIEAKLDKGRGPVATVLVQTGTLMPGDIIVAGNEWGRVRALVNDRGGHVEEAPPAMPVEVLGLQGTPQAGDRFAVVNNEARAREITEYRQRLARDKAVAKHAGQRGSLEQMMSQLQTSGLKEFPLIIKGDVQGSIEAIVTALDKLGTDEVRARIVHAGAGAITESDVTLAETSGASIIGFNVRANAQARQAAEQAGIEIRYYNIIYSLVDDVKAAMSGLLSPERRETFLGNAEILEVFHITKVGKVAGCRVTEGRVERGAGVRLIRDNVVIHEGTLKTLKRFKDEVSEVPVGQECGMAFQNYEDIRQGDIIECYRVEMITRTL is encoded by the coding sequence CGAGCCCGTGCAGGTTGTGACCGCGTTCAAGCCCAAGACGCCTCAGCCGCAGCCGCAGGTCCAGCCGCGCGAGACGCCGCGCCCGCAGCCCGACCGCTCCGGCATGGTGCTGAATGAACTCTCCACGGAGGAGATGGACGCCCGTCGTCGCGCGCTGGAGGGCTCCAAGGCACGCGAGATGGAGGAACGTACGCGCGCGGCCGAGGACGCCAAGCGCCGGGCGGCCGAGGACGAGCTTCGCCAGCGCGAGCGCGAGGATTCGGCTCGCCGTCAGGCCGAAGAAGAAGCCCGCATCCAGGCGGAAGCGGAATCGCGCCGCCGCGCCGAGGAAGAGGCGCGCCGCCGCGCCCCGCAGCTCGACACCCGACCGGCTCCCGAAGCCGACGAGGCGGAGGAAAAACGTCCCGCGCCGCGCGGCGTTTCCGCTCCCGCTCCGATCAAGCGTCTGGTCAAGCCCGAACTCGCGCGCCCGACGCGCGCCAAGGGTGAAGCCGATCGCCGCCAGGGTAAGCTGACGCTGAGCTCGGCGACCTCTTCCGAGGACGATGCGCGTGGGCGCTCGCTGTCGGCGATGCGTCGCCGTCAGGAAAAGTTCAAGCGCGCCATGTACCAGGAGCAGCGCGAGAAGATCGTGCGCGAGGTGACCATCCCCGAGACCATCACCATCCAGGATCTCGCGAACCGCATGTCGGAACGCGCCGTGGATATCGTGAAGTTCTTCATGAAGCAGGGCCAGATCCTGAAGCCGGGCGACGTGATCGACGCCGATACCGCCGAGCTGGTGGCCTCCGACTTCGGGCACACGGTCAAGCGCGTCGCCGAGTCGGACATCGAGGAAGGCCTCTTCAACATCCCCGATCGTCCGGAGGATCTCGAGTCGCGTCCGCCGGTCGTCACCATCATGGGTCACGTCGACCACGGCAAGACCTCGCTGCTCGACGCCATCCGCAACGCCAATGTGCAGTCCGGCGAAGCCGGTGGCATCACCCAGCACATCGGCGCCTACCAGGTGGAGAAGAACGGCCAGAAGATCACCTTCATCGACACGCCGGGCCACGCCGCCTTCACGGCGATGCGCGCTCGCGGCGCGCAGGCGACCGACATTGCCGTGCTGGTCGTCGCGGCCGACGACAGCGTGATGCCGCAGACGATCGAGTCCATCAGCCATGCCAAGGCGGCCGGCGTACCGATCATCGTGGCGATCAACAAGGTCGACAAGCACGAGGCCGATCCGCAGAAGGTGCGCACGCAGCTTCTGCAGCACGAGGTGTTCGTGGAATCGATGGGCGGCGAGGTGCTCGACGTCGAGGTTTCCGCCAAGACCGGCGCCGGCATCGACAAGCTGCTGGAAGCGATCCTGCTGCAGGCCGAGCTACTCGATCTCAAGGCCAATCCGGAACGTACCTCGGAAGGCGTCGTCATCGAGGCCAAGCTCGACAAGGGTCGTGGCCCGGTCGCGACCGTGCTGGTCCAGACCGGCACGCTGATGCCCGGCGATATCATCGTTGCCGGCAACGAGTGGGGCCGTGTCCGCGCGCTGGTCAACGACCGCGGCGGGCACGTGGAAGAAGCCCCGCCCGCGATGCCGGTCGAGGTGCTGGGCCTTCAGGGCACGCCGCAGGCCGGCGACCGCTTCGCTGTCGTCAACAACGAGGCGCGCGCCCGCGAGATCACCGAGTACCGTCAGCGTCTGGCGCGTGACAAGGCCGTCGCCAAGCACGCCGGCCAGCGTGGTTCGCTCGAGCAGATGATGTCGCAGTTGCAGACCAGCGGCCTCAAGGAGTTCCCGCTGATCATCAAGGGCGACGTGCAGGGTTCGATCGAAGCGATCGTCACGGCCTTGGACAAGCTCGGCACCGACGAGGTGCGCGCGCGTATCGTCCATGCCGGCGCAGGCGCCATCACGGAAAGCGACGTCACGCTGGCCGAGACGTCCGGGGCCTCGATCATCGGCTTCAACGTCCGCGCCAATGCGCAGGCTCGTCAAGCGGCCGAGCAGGCGGGCATCGAGATCCGCTACTACAACATCATCTACAGCCTCGTGGACGATGTGAAGGCGGCGATGTCGGGCCTTCTGTCGCCGGAACGCCGCGAGACCTTCCTCGGCAATGCCGAGATCCTCGAGGTCTTCCACATCACCAAGGTCGGCAAGGTCGCGGGCTGCCGTGTCACCGAGGGCCGGGTGGAGCGTGGCGCAGGCGTCCGCCTGATCCGCGACAACGTCGTCATCCACGAGGGCACCCTGAAGACGCTGAAGCGGTTCAAGGACGAAGTCTCCGAGGTGCCGGTCGGCCAGGAATGCGGCATGGCCTTCCAGAACTACGAGGACATCCGACAGGGCGACATCATCGAGTGCTACCGCGTCGAGATGATCACGCGGACGCTGTAA